A genome region from Natronobeatus ordinarius includes the following:
- the menC gene encoding o-succinylbenzoate synthase — translation MKLEYRRFSLPLSRPLETAGGTIESRKGFLVRATEDGVVGLGEATPLPGWTESLEECERALGRAAEAVEVGNVGDAVRALDETSAARHGVTLALADAQGEEMAMPLYQFLCAESRVARVPVNATIGDGAPEASAEAASEAVDRGFSCCKLKVGLRSVAEDVERLRRVREAVGPDVELRADANGGWTFEEAREAIEAFDDLDVSIVEQPLPAGALEGHAELRGRGVAIALDEGVLEHGIDAVSEAKAADAIVLKPMALGGVGVARELAAWASELGIGAYVTTTVDGVVARTAAVHLAASIPDVPACGLATGELLAEDLGPDPVLIADGAAVVPQAKGLGVSGVWDE, via the coding sequence ATGAAACTCGAGTACAGACGGTTCTCGCTCCCGCTTTCCCGCCCCCTCGAGACCGCTGGGGGAACGATCGAGTCTCGCAAAGGCTTTCTCGTCCGGGCGACCGAGGATGGCGTGGTCGGGCTGGGCGAGGCGACGCCGCTTCCGGGGTGGACCGAATCGCTCGAGGAGTGCGAACGGGCGCTCGGGCGGGCGGCCGAGGCCGTCGAGGTAGGAAACGTCGGGGATGCGGTACGCGCGCTCGACGAGACGTCGGCGGCCCGACACGGCGTCACGCTCGCGCTCGCGGACGCCCAGGGAGAGGAGATGGCTATGCCGCTCTACCAGTTTCTGTGTGCAGAGTCGCGGGTCGCCCGCGTGCCCGTGAACGCGACGATCGGCGACGGCGCTCCGGAGGCGTCCGCCGAGGCGGCGAGTGAGGCCGTCGACCGGGGCTTTTCGTGCTGTAAGCTGAAAGTTGGCCTCCGGAGCGTCGCCGAGGACGTCGAACGGCTGCGTCGAGTTCGCGAGGCGGTCGGCCCCGACGTCGAACTCCGCGCGGACGCCAACGGGGGGTGGACCTTCGAGGAGGCCCGGGAGGCGATCGAGGCGTTCGACGACCTCGACGTCTCCATCGTCGAGCAACCGCTCCCGGCGGGCGCGCTCGAGGGCCACGCGGAGCTGCGCGGCCGGGGTGTCGCCATCGCGCTCGACGAGGGGGTGCTCGAGCACGGAATCGACGCCGTGAGCGAGGCGAAGGCGGCCGACGCCATCGTCCTGAAGCCGATGGCGCTCGGGGGCGTCGGCGTCGCCCGCGAACTCGCGGCGTGGGCATCGGAGCTCGGGATCGGGGCCTACGTGACGACGACGGTCGACGGCGTCGTGGCCCGGACGGCGGCGGTCCACCTCGCGGCGTCGATCCCCGACGTCCCGGCCTGCGGGCTGGCGACGGGCGAACTGCTCGCAGAAGACCTCGGGCCCGACCCGGTTCTCATCGCCGATGGAGCCGCCGTCGTCCCGCAGGCGAAGGGACTCGGCGTCTCGGGGGTGTGGGACGAGTAA
- a CDS encoding 1,4-dihydroxy-2-naphthoate polyprenyltransferase produces the protein MTAVEVEVSRTKAWLMAARPQTLPAAAAPVIVGTGLAVHEGVFAPLAALFAFVGAALIQIGTNFANDYYDAVKGADTDDREGFTRVTQSGLIAPEQVKLATIVTFGLAILSGTYLVYVGGLPILVIGLVSVLCGWAYTGGPYPLGYHGLGDLFVFVFFGVVAVMGTFYVQAAAVAPVGPFPTSIPPGSVTWEALAASLPIAGISTAILVVNNVRDTETDAEAGKNTLAVRFGYRVSRLEYVSLLGLAYVVPPWFVLVWGYSPAVLAPLLSLPYAVLVARTVCTRTDGEALNPALEQTGKLLALYAVLFAAGFVL, from the coding sequence ATGACGGCTGTCGAGGTCGAGGTTTCACGGACGAAGGCGTGGCTGATGGCCGCCCGGCCCCAGACGCTGCCGGCGGCGGCCGCGCCCGTGATCGTGGGGACGGGACTCGCCGTCCACGAGGGCGTGTTCGCACCGCTTGCGGCCCTGTTCGCGTTCGTCGGAGCGGCGCTGATCCAGATCGGGACGAACTTCGCGAACGACTACTACGACGCGGTGAAAGGCGCCGACACGGACGACAGGGAAGGGTTCACCCGCGTCACGCAGTCGGGGCTGATCGCTCCCGAACAGGTGAAACTCGCGACGATCGTCACCTTCGGGCTCGCCATCCTCTCTGGCACCTACCTCGTCTACGTCGGCGGCCTCCCGATCCTCGTGATCGGCCTCGTGAGCGTCCTCTGTGGGTGGGCCTACACCGGCGGCCCCTATCCGCTCGGCTACCACGGCCTCGGCGACCTGTTCGTCTTCGTCTTCTTCGGGGTGGTCGCCGTGATGGGTACCTTCTACGTCCAGGCCGCGGCCGTTGCCCCCGTAGGCCCGTTCCCGACGTCGATCCCGCCGGGGAGCGTAACCTGGGAGGCCCTCGCCGCGAGCCTCCCCATCGCGGGAATCTCGACGGCCATCCTCGTCGTCAACAACGTCCGCGATACGGAAACCGACGCCGAGGCCGGGAAGAACACGCTGGCCGTTCGGTTCGGTTACCGGGTCAGCCGCCTCGAGTACGTCTCGCTCCTCGGGCTCGCCTACGTCGTTCCCCCGTGGTTCGTCCTCGTCTGGGGCTACTCACCGGCAGTCCTCGCGCCCCTGCTCTCGCTGCCGTACGCCGTTCTCGTCGCCCGGACGGTCTGCACCCGGACCGACGGCGAGGCGCTCAACCCGGCCCTAGAGCAGACCGGCAAACTGCTCGCGCTGTACGCCGTCCTGTTCGCGGCGGGGTTCGTGCTATGA
- a CDS encoding DUF418 domain-containing protein, translated as MTATDSAPTDGAATATTDERSDSDPGPTDPGDRILSLDVLRGFALLGILVINIWLFALPTAGWLDPTRYGGFSGIDYAAWFVSHVFFEQKFVTLFTFLFGAGIVLFVESKERKNQPARRLHFRRGFWLLVIGLGHAYLLWYGDILVAYALCGFVVVFVRNWRPSRLLVLGLLLFSLPSLLYLLGGVGYAMAEPGVQADIEADILAGFGAEQGAIDEEIAAYQGSWADQLEYRVAAVFMIQTVGFVFESFWMLGGLMIVGMALYKWGVLSNERSTRWYRRAFLGAGTAGLALILAGVWYRELVDWQTGHVLLLASQFNYWGSLLLALAYVSGIMLLCRAAAGGRVTTALSAVGRTAFSNYLLQTVLATTIFYGHGLGLFGQLSRAELLGVVVLIWAIQIPLSVAWLERYRFGPVEWLWRTLTYGERQPMRLE; from the coding sequence ATGACAGCGACGGACTCTGCCCCAACCGACGGGGCCGCGACGGCGACGACCGACGAGCGCTCGGATAGCGACCCCGGTCCGACCGATCCCGGCGACCGGATTCTGAGCCTCGACGTCCTCAGGGGATTCGCCTTGCTCGGCATCCTCGTGATCAACATCTGGCTGTTCGCCCTGCCGACGGCCGGGTGGCTCGATCCGACGCGCTACGGCGGGTTCTCGGGGATTGACTACGCGGCCTGGTTCGTCAGTCACGTCTTCTTCGAGCAGAAGTTCGTCACGCTGTTTACGTTCCTCTTCGGGGCCGGAATCGTCCTGTTCGTGGAGTCGAAAGAACGAAAGAACCAGCCCGCACGTCGGCTGCACTTTCGGCGCGGGTTCTGGCTGCTCGTGATCGGACTCGGTCACGCCTACCTGCTGTGGTACGGCGACATCCTCGTCGCGTACGCGCTCTGTGGGTTCGTCGTCGTCTTCGTCCGCAACTGGCGACCGAGCCGACTGCTCGTCCTTGGCCTCCTCCTGTTCTCGCTTCCGTCGCTGCTCTACCTGCTGGGAGGTGTCGGATACGCGATGGCGGAGCCGGGCGTGCAAGCCGACATCGAGGCGGACATCCTCGCCGGCTTCGGTGCGGAGCAGGGGGCGATCGACGAGGAGATCGCGGCCTACCAGGGAAGCTGGGCCGACCAGCTGGAGTATCGGGTCGCCGCCGTCTTCATGATCCAGACGGTCGGCTTCGTCTTCGAATCGTTCTGGATGCTCGGCGGGCTGATGATCGTCGGCATGGCGCTCTACAAGTGGGGGGTCCTCTCCAACGAGCGAAGTACGCGATGGTACCGACGGGCGTTCCTCGGCGCCGGGACCGCAGGCCTCGCGCTGATCCTCGCCGGCGTCTGGTACCGCGAACTGGTCGACTGGCAGACCGGCCACGTGCTCTTGCTGGCCAGCCAGTTCAACTACTGGGGGTCGCTGTTGCTGGCGCTGGCGTACGTCTCGGGGATTATGCTCCTCTGTCGGGCCGCGGCTGGCGGACGGGTGACCACCGCACTCTCGGCCGTCGGCCGAACCGCCTTCTCGAACTACCTGCTCCAGACGGTGCTCGCCACGACGATCTTCTACGGCCACGGCCTCGGCCTGTTCGGACAGTTGAGCAGGGCCGAACTCCTCGGCGTCGTCGTCCTGATCTGGGCGATCCAGATCCCGCTATCGGTCGCCTGGCTCGAGCGATACCGCTTTGGCCCCGTCGAGTGGCTCTGGCGGACGCTCACCTACGGCGAGCGACAGCCGATGCGCCTCGAGTGA
- a CDS encoding thioredoxin family protein has translation MDDATKPVRLADGDDLDAFVADEDVALVEFYTKGCAKCQAMEPVLGNVARATAVSIGMVNPGDDLALADRFAIQSVPTLVLFVDGEEVARLAEGFQGGDDVVTFLEEHVPEAVDAA, from the coding sequence ATGGACGACGCAACGAAACCGGTCCGGCTCGCAGACGGCGACGACCTCGACGCCTTCGTCGCCGACGAAGACGTGGCACTCGTCGAATTCTACACCAAAGGCTGTGCGAAGTGTCAGGCCATGGAGCCGGTGCTCGGCAACGTCGCCCGCGCGACTGCCGTCTCGATCGGAATGGTCAACCCCGGCGACGATCTCGCGCTCGCCGACCGCTTCGCCATCCAGTCGGTCCCCACGCTCGTGCTCTTCGTCGACGGCGAGGAAGTCGCCCGCCTCGCCGAGGGCTTCCAGGGCGGGGACGACGTGGTGACGTTCCTCGAAGAGCACGTCCCTGAGGCCGTGGACGCGGCATGA
- a CDS encoding Imm49 family immunity protein, whose amino-acid sequence MYDTLEEEAGPQFLEDRGLEVEYLDELPDDHPEYFGALWHALTGIVDRDEQAFEDGIAQFLEWHDDNVDFENKTSADDLVCLPVLTLVVLARRDGMDVSVDSPYVPDCVDDLV is encoded by the coding sequence TTGTATGACACCCTCGAAGAAGAAGCAGGACCACAGTTCCTCGAGGATCGCGGCCTCGAGGTCGAATACCTCGACGAGCTCCCCGACGATCATCCCGAGTATTTCGGCGCACTGTGGCATGCCCTGACCGGGATCGTCGACCGCGACGAACAGGCGTTCGAGGACGGAATCGCGCAGTTCCTCGAGTGGCACGACGACAACGTCGACTTCGAGAACAAAACCAGTGCGGACGATCTCGTCTGTCTGCCAGTCCTAACGCTGGTGGTGCTCGCTCGCCGCGACGGGATGGACGTCAGCGTCGACAGCCCGTACGTTCCCGACTGCGTCGACGACCTCGTCTGA